The genomic stretch ATATACTATCTTAGGAGATAGAGGATTAACATGGGAAGCTGCTGAAAAAATAGCTAAAGAGACTGGAGTTATTGAGTAAAAACTTCTTTGTTATAGTTCTCTATATATATTACAGTTGATTCTGGTAATACATAATTTATAATGTCTTTTGCTAACATATATTTTCTAATTTGTATATCTTCAACTAGATATAATTCTTTAGGTAATGTGAACTTAACATTTTTCTTCTCATCTAACTCCATATTTAATTTATCAACATAAGATGATCCTAACCATCTCTCTATTAAGGCCTTTATTTTATCTCCCTCATTTTCTAAAACTTTTACAATCTTTACCTTATATACTAATGTTTTGCCAGCTAATGGGTGGTTTAAATCTAATATTACTCTTCCACCCGATACACTTTTTACTACGGCTAAGGAACCATTAGATAATCTTACAACCATATTAGGATAAGGATTTATACCTTGTCTTCTTAATTCTCCTAAGGAAATTGTTTTAACTTTAGTATTGTCTCTAGGTCCATAAGCTTTTTCTGGAGGAATTTCAATTTCTTTCTCTTCACCTGGATTCATTTGATATAATGCTTCTTCTAGTCCTTGAATAACATTATGTTCGCCCAGTATAACTAGCTTAGGCGCATATTTAGTTTCTTTATTATAAATATTAGCCTTCTTTGCTTCCTCCTCAATAGTTGTATCGAATACTTCACCAGTATCTTTTACTTTTCCAATGTAATCTATATAGACAAAATCTTTATCTTTTAACATTTTCTAATCTAAAATCTGTAGGGCTTGTAGTTTATAAAGCTAAGTAGAAGGTTAAAGTTTTAATTTAGTATCTTAATGTTTTTAATGAAATGAAAGGAACGCCCTCTTTTGGAAAAATGAATAAATCACCAAGTCATGTAAGATGCAGAAGATGTGGTAGGAATTCGTTTAATGTTAGAAAAGGCTATTGTGCAGCTTGTGGATTTGGAAGGACGAAGAAGATAAGGAGATATAGCTGGCAAAATAAGAAGGTTAATGGTTTGAGGCTCGTATAAATGTATGAGTGGCATTGGCATATAGAATGGCAAACTCCATACGAATTTCATGGACATGCTATAACTAAAGTAATTGCGGAAGAAAAAACACCTTATCAAAGAGCCCTTTTGGTTGAATTGGCTAGGTTCGGAAAGGCACTAATATTAGACGGAAAAATACAATCTACAATAACTGACGAGTTTATATATCATGAGGCACTAGTACATCCATTACTTTTATCTATAAATAACCCAGAAAAAGTTTTAATATTAGGAGGAGGAGAAGGAGCAACATTAAGAGAAGTTCTTAAACATAAAACTGTAAAGAACGCTATTATGGTTGATATAGATCCTATAGTCATTGATTTTGCTAAGAAATATTTACAAGAATGGCATCAAGGGGCTTTCGATAATCCAAAAAGTAAATTGGTAATAGATGATGGCTATAAATTTATTAGGGAAACAAAAGAGACGTTTGATGCAGTGCTTATTGATCTTACGGACCCAATAAAAGATTCGCCTTCTCAGATGCTATATACTAAAGAATTTTATGAAGAAGTTAAGAGAATAAGTAGATGGGGTATAGTAACACAAGCTACTTCACCCTCATTTAGTTTAGAAACTTTCTCCATAATCTATAATACAATAAAACAAGTTTTCAAAAAAGTAAGTGCTGGTATAGTGTATGTTCCAGCATTTGATGGCTTATGGGGATTCGTATATGCTTCAGATATAGTTAATCCAGTAGAAGTTAATAAAGAAGAAGTTAATAATAGAATTAAAGAAAGAATAGAAGGAGGTCTTAGGTTTTATGACGGTGAAACTCATATTACAATGTTTAGTATCCCGAAACATATAAGGGAAGTACTAGAAAAAGAAAATAGAATTTCGACTAGAGAAAATCCGGTAGCTGTTCCAGCATAGTCTTTTTATTTTATGTTTTCAAATTTATACTTGCCGGGGTGCCCGAGCGGTCAAGGGGGTAGGCTCGAGACTTTCCGGCATCACAAATGGCGGGCGACCTACTGCCCCTATGGGGCACGCGGGTTCAAATCCCGCCCCCGGCGCGTAATAATTTAAAGCCTCAAGAAAAATAATAAATAATAGAAGCGGGGGTGCCCGAGCAAGGTCAAAGGGGTCGGGCTCAGGACAAGATATGTGAGATCCCCGATGGCATAGGCCTGCGTGGGTTCAAATCCCACCCCCCGCATTTATCAATAGTTTTCAATAAACATATGCAGTTTAATGCCCAATATGACAAAGAATTTTAGTAGATGTTAAAGATTGCTATAGAGTTAATTAGCACATTTTTATCTCATGTAAAAACTATATTGTTAAAAACTTGCATATCAAGTCTATGAGATTATAATTTTGAAAGCTATTTTATCGATGTAAAGCTATAATAAAAATATACTATTTCATTAAAGAAATAGAATATATCTTGATATTTTAAAATAAGTTGATTAAAAAGATTTTGGAATAATATGGGATAGCAGTTTACGGATTTCTCTTCCGTTTAAATAATTTTTTGATTCCTCCGCCTCCTTGATAAATTCTTTTTATCAACCTAGAGAGCCTTTTAGCTCCTAGATTTAAACCTAAGGAATACTTGAAGACCAAGACTACAAGCAAAGAAAAGGTCTTTAAGATAATGAAACCGGTGTTCCTCAACCAGGTGAGGAAGGAACCCTTCTCCAAACCTAGAGCCTTTAACTCCCTGATTAACACCTCGATGTCCCAACGGTTCTCCCAAGTGGTTAAGATGTCCTCGGGAGAATCGTTGACGTTCGTTGAGAAGAAATACCTCCTCCCGTAACCCTTATAATCATCTATAACAAGTAACTTTATGGGAGTACCCAAGTATTCTACTAAGTACTCCCCTTGGGGGAACTCGCCAACGGGTACGGATCTGCCACCCTCGACGACTCGCGCGCTGGACTTGAGTTCCCCGACGGTATCTTGTAGAAGAGTCTTAGAATTAACATACCAAGAGTCGAAGACCTTGCCCACAATGTTGAACTCCTTTTCAAGTCCCGGTAATATTTCCAAGTATTCTTGTATTTTGGTCTTGAACTCAACTTCCTCTCCCCTCTCCCTTAACACCTCAACAACCTTTTGTGGTATATACGGTATTATTGAGACCGTATAAGTTTCGTTTGTTTTCAAGTCCTTTATTGTTATTATGAGGAGTTGTATTGTTGGTTCGTATCTCTTGTGTTCTTTGCAGTAGTATACTTGTGCTCCGTTTCTTGATACCGGTATCGCTCTCGCGTATTCTTTGTGGTCGTGTGTGTCGTCTATTATTAGTAGTACCGGGTGGTCTTTTACTATGTTTTTTACTGCTTTTACTAGGTTTGCGTTTGCTATCTTGTCTAGGTTTTTGAGTAGTGTCATGTAGTCCATGTTTATCTCTTGTGATATTTCGTATGCTCCCTTGCCTATTATTCCTCCTAGTAGTAGTCTTACTGCAGTATCTTTTCTTATGTTTTCTAGTGGGGCTAGTGCAGCATGTATTGCATCGTTTAAAGCTTGGTAATACGTATCGTTGCTGATGTTTTTATTCACACGATATTTTGTTTGGTTAATTTTTAAAAAGTTTTCAAGCCTCCCTCAGTCTACAAGGATTTTCCAATAACTGCTATATGGGATTAATTTTTACATTGTTTTCCTAGTGTTCCTTTAACATTTAAATTATACTCATGTGTTATCCAAATTTGTGGTGAAAAGAAATAACAATTACTAAAGAGCAGCTCTTAGAAAGAGGAAAAGAAATAATTGATAAAGCTAAGGAGAAAAACGTAATACTAAGATTAATTGGAGGAGCCGCAGTTGCCATATTAGCTCCTAAGGGTAGTGAAATGTTTGCAAGAAAATATAAAGATATTGACTTCTTTGGTATTTCTAATCAAAGTAAAAAAATAAGTGAAGTATTAGAAAGTGTAGGAATGATAGGAAATAAACGCTTCAATGCCTTACATGGTGATAGAAGATTAATGTTTTACGATCCTAAGATGGACTCCACAGTAGATGTTTTTCTTGATGTTTTTGAAATGTGCCATAAAATTACTCTAAAAGATAGATTAACAATAATGCCTTATACAATTCCTCCTTCGGATCTATTACTAACAAAACTACAAATTATTAAATTAACTGAAAACGATATAAAAGATATTTTTGCCTTATTAACAGACTTAGAACTAGGTGATCATGATGACGAGAAAACTATTGATATAAAATATATTGCTAAGCTTCTTGCGGATGATTGGGGATTTTACACAACTGTTACTGATAACATTGAAAGACTATCAAATGAATTTAACCCACCATCAAATATAGCTGAAAAACTTAGAGTGCTAAAAGAGAAAATTGAGAAAGAGCCTAAATCCTTAAAGTGGAAGATGAGAGCAAAAATTGGTAGAAAAGTTAAATGGTATGAGGAACCAGAGGAAGTAGGGCAATTTAAGATATCTGATGAAGGTCTATAAAATTTTATTTACGTAGGTACATTCTTAAAAAGGGAAAAGTTGCCCCTTATTTTTATCTAGTTTATATTATGTCTTCTTATTAAGTTTATGTATTAATAGAGAAAGTGGAATATGTAAATAATAACTGATTTAATGGTATCAATAGGAGAACTATTAACTACTCTATGAATAGTATAAAAATCTTTCCTTTCATCTCTAATGAATATTATTAACTGGAGAAATCTTCTTGTATAAAGATTCTGTCAAATCAAGTAACCCTCTATGGATAGGATGTCGCAAATCACTCTTACCTTCTTGGGAGGAGAAGTAATTTATGATGAATAAAATATATTTCTGTAATACTAATAAATTTGGAAAACATTATCAATAAGACAATAGAATATGAGTAAATCCTCAATAAGAAAACAGTAACGTTCTATCTCTTTCTGAGGGATATAGAGGTAAAGCACAAGAACAAAATTTCTTCTATTGTTTCAAACTCAAGACTGTTAGAGGTAGAGCATGTAGTATCTAGCCATATGATGATAAGAAAGAAGAAGTTAGAAAATTCGCTAGGAATTTATCTTTATAAAGTTCTATGAATCTCACAAGGATAGTTGTAAGGTTTATACACTGCTTTAGATATGGTGTTATTTAGGATAAGTTTTAGGAGCTCAAGTGATTAAAGATTAATCCCCCTATACGGTAGACCCAAAATCACCTCCTTGAAAATAAATCTATAGTGTAAATAAGTGTTTTTAGTAGATTAGATGTAATTTCTGAGTTGAATAAATTAGGAAATAAAAGAATTATTAGTAATTTAAATTCTTGTCTCCTTATCTTTCTCTTGAGTATTGTGTGTAGGGAGTGGAGTGTAATGCTTAATACGAAGTGAGGAAACAGGCTTTGTAGAGGTAGTGAAGGGGGAAATGTTTTTATATAAGAGGTCTCTATGGGACTCCTTATTTTATTGTACAGTTTTAACACTTGTAGGTTAGTATTCCTGGTGAGGTAGTCAAGTGTCTTCATCCTTACCTTCTCTTTGTTATAGAAGTTCTGCTTGTTCGTCCTATGCTTCTTACTATATGTAATTTCCGTCAAACTCTTTATATACCCTTATATTCACAACTGGGACTGGTATCATGTAGTTAAACTGTGATATGAGGTTGAGTACGTCTATAGAAATTGTGTTATTTTTTTGTCTTGAATCCTTTTGTAATGGTTTTATTATCTTGTTTTTGCTTGTTTATTTGTTGGATAAGGGCAAGTAAGGGTGTTTTTGTCATTTGTGGTTTTTTGTGAGTTTCTTTATTTTTTTGTTCTCTAGTTCTTCTATTTGTCTCTTGTATTATGTGTAGTCTGTTGTTTATCTCCTTTGTTTCCACTTTTGTTTTTTTGTGAGTTTTTTTATTACTTTTATTCTTTGTTTCTCTATTTGGTTTCTACTGTTTGTGATGTTGTGTTTGGCCTTGTTCTCTATGTGGTGGTTTAATAAGTATGTTGGTATTAGGGTTTTTCGCTGTCTCTTCTTCTTTCCCTTGAAGTTTAGTATGGGAAGTGATTTATATTTGTTGTTGGTGGGGGAGAGCTGGTGTTATTATCTTTCCTCTTCACGTGGTGATCTTCCTCACCTTAACTTTAATTTATTGAGCTCCTAATAGTTATAAATTCCGATATTTTTTATATTATCTTGTAAGAGTTATTTTTGTAATATGATTTTGGGTCTACCGTATAATGCAAAGTGAATCTAAAGGATCAATAATAGCAATATTAATTAACATTACGCTTAAGATCTGATCAAAAGGTTTATCACTAAATGTTACCATATTTTTCCAAACTTTTTAAATAAAGTTTGCAACTAATCCTTTTAAGAGAAAGATAAATTAGGGAGTGTTATAATCTTACATATTAGAAATGAACTTAAATACACATATAGTATTTGCTTTAGCAGTAGGCTTAGTTTTATTTCACAATAACTTATTATTGGCAGTTGTAGTAGGCATAGGTGCGGCATTACCGGATTTAGATAGGGAATATGTCTTTACAAATAGAGCATTTTTTGCACGACATCAACTCCATAGAGCTCTTTTCCATAACGTGTTTTTCGGTATTGCGTTAACTCTTTTTAACCCTTATTTAGGACTAGGAATATTTTTGCACATGTTATTAGACATGCTTACTTCTCCTCCTGATAGGGGTATAGAACTCTTCTTCCCACTTGGAAGACTTATTAAGGAGTTTAAATTAGATTATGAAGGAAGAGTAAGAAAGAAAGGAGGATTAATGTGGTTACTAGAAGATCCTCTAACCCTAGTGAATAGGACGGCTGACAAGGGTTTAAGAGAAGTTAGTAAGATGCCCTGGTTACGAATTTATGGGCCTTTTAAGAATAGTAGATTAATTGACTGGACAATTTTTTATTCAAGTGTCATTTTTATTCAACTCCTTGAGATAAATCAGCTGTTGAATTGGTGGGTACAGTTTCTTTCCATAGTATTTCTGAAATATAATTTCATTACTCTAGGTATAATTCTCTTTTATGGTATAGGTGAGTTATGGAGAAGAAGGTTACAGTTCATGAGAGTATCAAAGAACACTAAAATAGTTATTATTTCATTAATGACTTTAGGAGGGTTAATGATAGTATATCAAGGACTAGAAATGTTTAATCCTATCAAGCTCACATCTTATGAAATAAGAATGGTAGAATTAATTCTAATATCCTTAGCAATAGGATTCATTAGCAGTATTATTCACATGAAATGGAGGTTTAAAGAAATAGTCATGTAATAAGATTTTTTATCCTAGAATAAATATTTTTTCTAGATTCTTAAAATGTGTTTTGTGTTGTTTAAAAAGAGAAGTTTACCGTCTATTTATAAATAGAAATTCATCATGAGATTAAACTATCTCGTATAAATTATTAGCCTAAAATCAACGTTAGTAGTACTATTCTTGATGACGCTATAAAAACACGAAGTAAACAAGATTATCTATAAGGAACTAAACACAATATAGTATCATTATTAAGCTATTTATATTTCTATATATTTTCTACATATTGTAATACCTTAATTTAATATTTATACTTTTCTCACAGGAGAAACTGTTTAATAAATTTATATGTCAATGAGAGCTCTATGAAACACAAGATTGATTCTGTAATTCTGCTAATTTTTTAGAATAACTACATTATTATCTAAGTTAAGTAAAAACAGTAATTAATAAGTAATATTAACAAGAGCTAAAAATAAAATATTATTTCCCTTAAAAGTTATTAGAAGCTCTTCCTATTAATATATATTAAAATACCTATGATGATAATAACGATTACTATTAAGATCATAAATAGTGAAGTGGGCAAGTTACTTGGAGTATTAGTAGTAACACTACTAGGACTCGTTGATTTATAAATAGTTGATGACGAATTAAAAGTAATCAAGTACACGTTTATTTGAGTATTAGGCACTAGAGAAGAAGGATTAGTATATGTTGATGTATATGCTAAGTAATAACACTCTGGTGAAACTTCTGCTACCTTAACTCCAACTAAGCTAATTATGTTAAGTAAATTAACATTAGAAATTTCTCCGAGATTATAGTAAAATTTCAGTGAGCCATTAGTATTAAGGAATATTACATAATAATCACTTGACTTGTTTCCTAGTAATATCATAGAATTGGATGTAAGCGACTGAGTAACCTCTAAATCGATAGTGTAGGAATAAACTTCATTATATATAACTGTTATATTACTCCCTACACTAGCTTCTTCTGGATTACTTACTAGAATGAAATTATTAGAGATAAAAACATTAGTTAAGGGTTGAGTATAGTTAAATGAGATTATCTTGCCATTAGGAGTTGTTACGGTCTTTAAAATTGTTCTCTCTTTAAACGGTATCTTAGCTATAGTATATATTTTCCCGTTATTGTATTTTTGAATAACTATATACTTTATTGGAGTATTAATAGTAACTCCTTCATACTGTAGTACTATTCCATAAAGATTATTTTCAACATTTGCCAATCCTACAGTATTAGGGGAAATACTGAAGTTATATATTATATTACCATTATTAAGTGAAACCCCCAATAAACTTTCGTTTACTATAGTATAGCTGTTATCACTTTTTACTATCGTGTAGTTAATGAGATATAGTATATTTCCAATGATAGCGTAATTTGTAAGAGTACCAGAGAAAGATATATCGCCAAATAAAATTTGTGGATTATAGTAGCTTAGATTATATGATTTTGACCAGAGTACTTTTCCGGTAAGCGATAGTAAAGTAAGATTGTAGGGGATTATAAGATTTTGTGAAATTAAGGTGTCACTGACGTTATATGATAGTACGAGGATTCCCTCTGGCAATTGAAGTGCGAAAACTGGTAACTCGTCCTTAAAGACTATCTTTTCACTAGGAAGTAAGATCGTATAATTAGCGTGTGTGAAATTAGATGAATATTGAATAAGCGATAAGTAAGTTAAATTGTATGAAGGTGGTTCGTTCGTTAGTATCAAACCGTTAAGCGTGTAGTAATTTTGAAATTGAAGACCTGAAAAGTTATATATTATAGACTGAGGTCTCTTATTACTTGAACTTTCAACTATTACTATTAAATGGCCATTTAGTATCGTACTTATTATTCCCGAAACTGAACTTACAGTTGATGAGTACATCTGATACTTCATTGAGGAGTTTATGAAATACACTATAAGTTCAGATTGAGTGTTTTGGGACGATGAGAGATTAACGTATTCTAGAGTCAATACTAATCCGTGATCATAGGCAATTGCAGAAGTTATTTCAACTACCGGAAGCTGAAATTGTATGGATGATATTGGAGTAACTGAAGCATAATAAGTAGGAATTATTGTGCTAATAGTAATAAATAATATAATTAAAATAGTGAGATTATATATTCTTCTCATAATTATAGCTACTGTCCTAGATTTAAAAAATTTTTTATAAGAAACATTGCCATAACAGAGCTATAAAATATTAATATTTATATGTTATTCAAATATTTTATCTAGAACTTGAATATTTTAAAAATCAAACTAGTGTAAATAAAACTTTAGCTTTATATGTTGAATCTTCCCATGATCAGATATATCTTCCTTTTATCGTCCACCTCAATTCTAACAGTTGCCAGCGGCTTTGTTTTTAGTGTTTCTCCGCTTTCTAACTCTATGTATATATTTTTAACTTCTATATCTATTGCATTATAACCTCTTTCTTTTAGTTTTTCACCTAATCTTATCATAATTTTATTCTTGATCTCGCAATATTTATTATTTTCTCTGGATCTTGCACTTCAATACTAAAAGTTTTTCCATGAACAGTATATATTTCTAGTGCCTTTCTCGAAATTATTTTTCTGGTAATAGGTGATACTACTAGACTTTTATATCTAATATCAACATCTTTTATCTCATTCCAAGGTAGAACAATATGTCTAAATTTCTTTATTTCGATTTTATCATCATAAATTATTATTTTTCCTTTATTAATAGCAATCACTGTCAATATTCCAAAGAATATTAAGCAGAAAAATGAAATATCAAAAACATATTCTAATATTATAAATAGAGGATTTGGAATATTTCTTATTGATAAAAAAACTGGAATTAAAATAAATAGTGCGACACTTACTGAAAGATATAAAAAAGCTCTCTCATATTTAACACCAGTTTCGTATATCTTCAATTACGTCACCTAATAAAAAGAGGTGTTAGTAACATCAGTAATGTGATAATTTAATCCTAACCTTTGTGCAACTAGTGCAATCCCATTCTGAGTACCTATAACAAGATATTTTTCTCCTATTGATCCTCCGTATATATTGTTTGGTGGTGGATATAAGCCTGCCATAAATCCATAGTCTTCAGATACATTAATTGACTGCGCATAGTATAAGCTAGTATTCGTACCATTAACATAAAAGTTAAACAGAGCAGCAAAATATGGATTATTTATTGTAAATTGGTATTGAGATCCTGTATGTACTTCAATTCCTGCAGAGGGCAAGACTGTGTAAACTTTAGTAGATACTGAATTTATACTTAGATTTGCAGCACTAACGTTTGTCCACGGCCAAATTAAGCCTAAAAAGTAAGTAGCTATTATCTCTTGCGAAGAAGAAAGATAATCTATAACTCCATTGTTAGTAACTCTAGCAATTTTATCTCCATTCAGTTCTATAATCCATCCACTATTATGATAATATACTGTTTCATTATATGGACCGTTAGTGCTTATGTTCATTCCTCCATAAATAATATATATCACCGCATAGAACGG from Sulfolobus sp. S-194 encodes the following:
- a CDS encoding peptidylprolyl isomerase translates to MLKDKDFVYIDYIGKVKDTGEVFDTTIEEEAKKANIYNKETKYAPKLVILGEHNVIQGLEEALYQMNPGEEKEIEIPPEKAYGPRDNTKVKTISLGELRRQGINPYPNMVVRLSNGSLAVVKSVSGGRVILDLNHPLAGKTLVYKVKIVKVLENEGDKIKALIERWLGSSYVDKLNMELDEKKNVKFTLPKELYLVEDIQIRKYMLAKDIINYVLPESTVIYIENYNKEVFTQ
- a CDS encoding 50S ribosomal protein L37e — encoded protein: MKGTPSFGKMNKSPSHVRCRRCGRNSFNVRKGYCAACGFGRTKKIRRYSWQNKKVNGLRLV
- the speE gene encoding polyamine aminopropyltransferase, whose protein sequence is MYEWHWHIEWQTPYEFHGHAITKVIAEEKTPYQRALLVELARFGKALILDGKIQSTITDEFIYHEALVHPLLLSINNPEKVLILGGGEGATLREVLKHKTVKNAIMVDIDPIVIDFAKKYLQEWHQGAFDNPKSKLVIDDGYKFIRETKETFDAVLIDLTDPIKDSPSQMLYTKEFYEEVKRISRWGIVTQATSPSFSLETFSIIYNTIKQVFKKVSAGIVYVPAFDGLWGFVYASDIVNPVEVNKEEVNNRIKERIEGGLRFYDGETHITMFSIPKHIREVLEKENRISTRENPVAVPA
- a CDS encoding ISNCY family transposase, which codes for MSNDTYYQALNDAIHAALAPLENIRKDTAVRLLLGGIIGKGAYEISQEINMDYMTLLKNLDKIANANLVKAVKNIVKDHPVLLIIDDTHDHKEYARAIPVSRNGAQVYYCKEHKRYEPTIQLLIITIKDLKTNETYTVSIIPYIPQKVVEVLRERGEEVEFKTKIQEYLEILPGLEKEFNIVGKVFDSWYVNSKTLLQDTVGELKSSARVVEGGRSVPVGEFPQGEYLVEYLGTPIKLLVIDDYKGYGRRYFFSTNVNDSPEDILTTWENRWDIEVLIRELKALGLEKGSFLTWLRNTGFIILKTFSLLVVLVFKYSLGLNLGAKRLSRLIKRIYQGGGGIKKLFKRKRNP
- a CDS encoding metal-dependent hydrolase: MNLNTHIVFALAVGLVLFHNNLLLAVVVGIGAALPDLDREYVFTNRAFFARHQLHRALFHNVFFGIALTLFNPYLGLGIFLHMLLDMLTSPPDRGIELFFPLGRLIKEFKLDYEGRVRKKGGLMWLLEDPLTLVNRTADKGLREVSKMPWLRIYGPFKNSRLIDWTIFYSSVIFIQLLEINQLLNWWVQFLSIVFLKYNFITLGIILFYGIGELWRRRLQFMRVSKNTKIVIISLMTLGGLMIVYQGLEMFNPIKLTSYEIRMVELILISLAIGFISSIIHMKWRFKEIVM